The genomic stretch GCCTTGAGCACAAATGCCGACGTCTCAAAGCAATTGCGAAGAACATCTCAAAGGGTCTTTGTTTAGCCTCGGACGCATGCTGTTTGACTGTGATAACTCTACAATTGGCATGCTTTGTCTATAAAGACTCGATAAATACAAATTTTTAGATAGGTGTCGCCTTATGTTGTACCTTCATCCacgcttttgcttctttcatCGGCCTCGCATTGGGCGATTTTTGTCGGCTTCACTAATTGGCACCTACGTGCACATAGAATCTCTTTATTTACTTGGCCAACGCACGGATGTTTGAGAAcctttatattatttttgGTCGTTTTCGAGACGTTGATATCTCCGATAAACATACATAAAGGCTTTTATCGCCATTTTCCTTTGTAGTAAAACAAGGCGACTTACACACATCTCCGCAAAAGCCAGTTTACAAAAGCGGCGAATCTCAACTGATGCCTGCCAACGCTTTAGATTGTGTAACTCCCTGCAATCTCTTCCAGCTTTTCCTGAAAGTCCGAAAAATAATTAATCGCTTGGATTATTTTGCCCTCGCTCGTTCCGAAGCCGCTTCTAGTGAAGGCAAGCCTCCAGGAGCTCTCATTTTCCAGAATAGTGGAATATTTCGTTGGATCCAAGTTCTCTGGGGGCTGTGTGACTGCAAAATACTCTCCCAAACTGTTTTTCACGGCAGTAGCATCAAGACGAGATAATTCACTCAACAAGATGGGTGAAATGGTTACATGATGAACGCCTGCAAGTTGCAAGACTTCTTCAACAGACGTAAGAGATGCAGCAAGGACCCGGGTGCGTTGATTGTTGGCATCGTAATAGGCCTGTGCTTCACggcagaaagaaaaggccttGTGAAGATCAATGTACCTACAAAGAGTTAGTTTattcaaagagaagcattAAAACACATACCCCGTCTCAAAATGCACTTTCAGCTCGTTGATATACGGAGCAATGTACGTGCAATTTGCATCGGATGCAAGTGCTGCTTGCTCCATGCAGAACATGGTTGTCGCGAGAGTGGCTATCCCTTCTGCTTCCAACGCACGACATGCGCTTAGACCTTCCCAGGTAGCAGGTATCTTTATGCAGATACGCTTGATGTCGAAATTAGGTGCCAGTGCTTGAAATATGGCAATTATCCCTTTGTGTGAATGTGAGCTTTGATCTTTCTTCGCCACGTTTCTGAAGATTCGTACATACTTTTGGCATTATTCACAGTACCCGTTTGTGAGTATGAGAGCTTCGGGTTTGTCTGCACATGCAGATATCCTGTAACATGAGGAGCAATCAACAGCTGCAATTTGACCATCTGAGACCATTAGCATAAGCATCTAACGCTCGTAGGGTAGAGTTTTGCTCACCATAACTTCGACGACGAATTCCTTCAAGGCTACTTGGCCTCGGATCTCGCCCAGGTTGCCCATGGACTGGTCAATGCTTTCTCTTATCAACGACTCATGATATAGGCCAATTCCACTCGCGGAAAGCTTGGTGATCTCAAAGTATGCGATAGCCTATTGTACATGTGAGTGCATGTAGGTGGTTAGTGGCAAATTACGGGATAGATGGCATGGGCTTCATTGGCTACCTGGTTTGAAGTGCAATCAACGAAAGGTCCCAGGGTTTTGGCCACTTGAGAGTTGTATAAGCCATAAGTCAGGTCTATCATCAAGTTCAACTGTTTTTCGTACCTTCGCTGTCCAGTGTATCGCAGTCGACAACGCTCCGTTGTCGGAGAGCATCCAGTAGAGACGGCATTTTTGTGAGTGGCCGCTGAAACAGTTTCCAAAAGAGACTGGGCGGAGTAAAAATAATCAGAATTGTAATTCGGAAGCAGAATCTTCAAGCAATGATAATACTCGGTTTAGACAATGCTGAGTTGAATGAGGAGTACCGCTATTGCCGTAGGCAGCAGTATTTCACCACACTTTGATGAGGGCGTCGCTTTCAACAATATGAACAAAGCTTAATATGGAACTTCAAAAAGTATAAAGCTATATcaaaaatactaataaaagAACTTTTCTCAAATTTTGAAGTATTTATAATCCCATCAACTGATAATTGCAAATCGACTCTCTTCGATATTGCCTCAAGACAACCGCACTGGAGCTGCACGTGCCCAGTCACGTGCACCAGCCCGACATCCGAATGCAGAGAAAACTCCAGATTATCAGCAGATCTGCGCTAgatcgccaacgccgccgagctgcaaAACGACAAAAGCCCGCTGTGAGTATCAGAGAATGGATTGAGGCCTGTGGGACGCCATGCGCTCTGATACTCGGCGATTATGCGGTCACCATTGGTCATAGCTCTTGCGCCGGAGCTTCAATTGCTGTCCAAGAGCAGCATTCGAACAGCAACAACACGACGATGGCTCTCTACTAGTCCGGGCCTGAAAGCTCCTCGATGCTCTGCTACGTCACTGGGTGGCTCGTTTTTCCTTCAGAACAGACTCTTCGAACGATCGAGATGTCTTGAGTCTATAATATCGAGGCGCAATTCCAGAGCGACCTCCACCTCAACTTCAACCTCGCCAACCCCACCACAAAAGCCTGCGTCGCAAACACCTCAATCCATCTCAGATCTCGCTCCCCACCGCCAGCGACAGGCCCGAAagcaagctcttcttcactcctcgtcgtccgaagctcctctgcctcccgATGCCTCCTCGCTCCTCACATCCGCCGCGGCGTCGCAGCCGAAGGATTCCTTTCGCCGAAGATTTTCTGCATACTTGTCGCTCACAAAGCCCCGCCTAACCGTCCTCGTTGTTCTGTCAGCCATGGCACCCTATGCGCTGTATCCGGTTCCCGAAATGCTGATGCCCACAATGACTGAGACGCCGAGTCTAAGCCCACTGACGCTTCTATTTTTGACAACTGGAACTGCGCTTTGTTCTGCGAGCGCCAACACTCTCAACATGCTCTACGAGCCGTCTACTGATGCCAAGATGACAAGAACAAGGAACCGACCGTTGGTGCGAGGCCTCATTTCGAATCGCGCGGCAGCTTTGTTTGCTGCCCTTTGCGGAGCAGCCGGCGTGAGCGCCCTTTATTTTGGCGTCAACCCCACTGTCTCGTTCTTGGGTCTTTCCAACATTGTCATTTATGCCGGCATTTATACTCCGCTGAAAGCGGTAACTTCATTCAACACATGGGTCGgtgctgttgttggcggAATTCCACCACTAATGGGCtgggctgccgctgctggcgaagCTGCCACAAAGGACGGGTCCTGGAAGGAGCTGCTCCTGGCCAGTGATGGATCTTCCATTGGTGGATGGCTGCTCGGAGGACTTCTTTTCGCTTGGCAGTTCCCACATTTCATGGCTTTGAGCTGGGGCGTCCGCGAAGAGTACAAGGCTGCGGGCCTGCGCATGCTTGCGTGGACCAATCCGGCGCGAAACGGGCGCGTTGCATTGCGATAcagccttgtcttcttcccccTGTGCTTCGGTCTTTGTGCAGCTGGCGTGACGGATTGGTATTTTGCTTTGACCAGCACGCCCCTCAACCTCTGGCAGGCCCGTGAGGCATACCGGTTTTGGAAATACGAGGGCCACAAAGGAAGCGCACGGGGTCTGTTCTGGGCCAGCGTGTGGCATCTCCCTGGTGTGATGATACTTGCACTGCTGCACAAAAAGGATATGTGGAGTCGAGCCTGGAGGAGCGTCTTtggggaggatgaggatggagaatgggaagaggaggaactTGGAGAAATGGCAGGCATGGCAGCCGCGACGGCAGTTGAAAATGGAGAGACGACAAAGTCAAGACGGTGATTTACCACCACCCATTGTAGGAATATTTGATGATCTCTTTGTACAACGGGAAaaggaagcaaaaaaaaaggagaaatGCATATGTTTTGATATAGTGTCTGGGTGGCACGTGTACATTAGAGACATTAGAGGCATCACGCAACACTGTTTGTACAATAAATAGACGAGATTGGGTACAGTCGTCAAAAAGTGATGAGCAAAGTcatgaaaagagaaagaaaaaaaaacatttaTAATTCTGTTCCGCCGAATTCCCATGCAAATGTTCCTTCTGTCACTATTATACATGATGAAAACGCTGTTTTCATCCCATGATATTTCCCCTTTTGCAATCTGACCCAAAAATGCTCGTAAATATTAGTGGTCAATCGAAAGATCCATCAAACAATCTGTATATCCCGTgcgtgtttttttctccttcttttttctcctttacttctgtttttttctccctgAACTGGGCATATCGGGGATTAAGTAATGTCAACAACGCCATATGAACGCCTTTACTGTGCCATGAATGCAAACAACTGTACAAAGACAATTAAGGAATGGAGCCGTAGCTCATGTGTAGTGACATGCATTGATAAATGCAAAGTTTTGTGTGTGCCGAGGCGGCGAAGAGTCAAAGTGAAACGAATGAAAGGAGGTGATGTAACAACACAAAAATAAGGGGAAAGGGGGtgaaggggggggaagaagGATAGTGTAGTTATAAAAAGAGTGTATGTGCGAGAGACGTCTCAGTATTTGTTTCCGTGAGGACGGTGGACAAGAGACTCCATGCCCCTCTCGGCAGAAAGGCGCTGGCTATCGAGATATGGGCTGCTGTCTTGGCTGGTGCCGGTGCCCCCCGCGGGACACGTATCCGTGGCTCATGCTTGCGGTAGAGCTGACGCTCGAGGAGTAGCCGTGGCCACCGTAGTAAGGCGCTGTTGCTCCCATTCCGTAGGAGGTCTGGTGGTGCTGAGGGTGGAGGTGAGACTGGGGgtgaggctggagatgctgctgctggtggtggtagcTGGCGGAGCTGGAGTAGGAGTGAGTGCCGGACGAGCTCGTCGCGGGGCTACTGTAGGAAGCGTCTAGTTCATCAACGGGAGTCAGGCCGATGCCGGAAATGCCGCTATCGTCGTCATACCCTGTGAGTGCTCCCGTCTCGAGACGGTCACGGCGCGAAGCGGCACGGGCTGCGCTCTGGAGGTTCTTGAGGCCGTTGGACATGCACTAGAGGGAGAAGGACGCATGATGTTAGCAgttgctggtgatgatggaggcaaaagagagggaatAGTGATGATAACAAATAGTTCTCCCATGCTATGATGGTGTATAACACAGATAGGAGGCATGCAATACAGAGAGAGTAAAGAGAAGAACATAGGATAGAAGAATGACTTTGGGCTTACCTTGGCTTCCACAACGTTCCACTTCTCTCCAGTTCGAGCTGCCAGACCGCTCCAAATCTCCTTGCGCATGCTCATGTACTCCTTGGCCAGGATCTGCATCTTGCGAGCATCCCAGTCGTCGgatcctctcctctccatcaGTCGCTCATGGCGCTTGCGGCAGGCGTTGGGTGTCTTGGATGGAAAGTATTGCTCCTTGATCTGATTCCAGTTGAGCCCTTGCATGCgggcctggaggagctgctggtcGTCTTGTGGACTCCAGGCTCCAGAGCTGGGCCGATGCTGGGATGGCTGAGAAGATACCATGGGGAGGGTTGGCGAAGGGGCACTGGTAGAGTATGGTCCGTATGGTGGTTGTTGAGACGTCTGAAGCGGCGAGGGAATCGGCATGGCTGAAGAGGGAGGAGCGACATAGTAGGAGTCGGGCATCATGCGTGGCTGAGGGTACATGGAAGATGGCGGTAGGCCAGCGGGGAGGCCGCCGTAGCCCTGCTCGCCGGAGTTCTTGGTCTGTCTGGGCATTGCGAAGGAGTTGTCGAGCAGTTTTGATTCGGGAGGGAaaaagatgacgatggttgTGGCGGATGATATGCAAAAATGATGGAAGAGAGTGCAAGTGTTGAAAAGAGATTGGTGTTTGGATGAGGTGATACGAGACCGGCTCGTTGACAAGGAAAAATGAAACAATTAGGTATTAAGAGTGATCGACTGGCGGAGGTCCTCGCGGTCCTGACCGAATTGGCCTGCAATGCGGTCTCCTTGAGGGTCTGGTCCTTGTAAGAGGGGGAACAGCGGCGAGTCGTCTGCAGGGGGGAGAAACTCAAAAAATAGTGGTGATGGCCAGCAAAtgaaagaatgaagaagcaaGTAAACAACAAAAAGTAACAAAAAAATGAGTAAACTtggatgggaaaaaaaacaaattaacacacaaaaacaaaaattgactctggagagaaaaagaagagaagagcaggcTGCCGGGGGAGGATATAGGCCTGCTTTAAGCTTTGCGATGCATCATCTGTCAAGAGGCTAGAAACGAGAAACCATCATGGGCCTTGGGCGGCTGTCCGGATGAAACAAGACGGACTAAGCCCAATTGGACATGTACATGAAACGGCGCGCGTGTATCTGAAAAGCTCAGTCTGCCGAGAATGGCTCGCTGATATTGGTCGGGCTGGCACTACGATCGAGCCACGGGCGGTTAAGGGGAGCCTTTTTTAGGAAAGGCGGCTATCTTGACTGGGAAGGCTTGCCATGGCACTACTTGTCCGAGTAACTCACGCTGGGGTCTtgcataaaaaaaagcaggaaTGGGAAAGGAAATTTCCATGTTGCGTGCtaaaaggggggagggtaGAGACCGTGTAAGGAAGCGCTTCGCCCTGATTTGCAAGGCGGCTAACACGAGTGAGATGACCACGACAAGCATCAAAAACATGTCTCGAcactatttaaaaaaaaagttcttcttctcaaaacTCCACAAGCTTCTCTACATCCATCCGAGGTGGATCATGCAGCCGTCAACGTGGTATGGAGAACTCGCTGCCttgcagaaaaaaagggcatgTCCACGGTCCACGATCCACTCTTCGCGATGAACTGCAGAAACGCGGCTGTGCTTATGGTCCCAGAGCCTGGCCGGCAATGACATCAAGGGCCATACCTTTCCAGAAACAGCGCAAGGCCCACGAACGATGGGCGCGAACAGGAAATGAGCGGGATCATTGCATTgcagattttttttggggATCGCTCGGAAaggatgttgatgatgggcCTGCCAGCCGCGCAAAACGCCGATGGAGGTGCAAGACACACGCTCAGCGCTCGGATCATGCGACGGCGCATGGCGGTTGAGGACCCGAGAGCCCCCTGCGCGGCCCAGTTTGCACATGGCAAGATGCATGTCTTTCCAGGGGTTTTGCCGCGCtgccttgcccttggcgATCCAGCTGTGGGCGGGTTCTTTTCAGTGTAAGTCTGGAGGTTGGCGATATTGAATGAAGCTGGTGGGGAGCGTTGGTAGCAGAACGCGGGAATGGGCCCCACTAGCGGGAGGTGCGCCATTGGCTGGTTTGTAGCCTCAAGCGCGCGTCAAGGTATGGATCCATATTTACTAGACCAGATACGGGTTAAGTGCCTTCTATCTTTGGACGGCTTGCCAGAAGCGCCGCGCTAGGATCTTACCGCGCTGGTCTGATTGGCCGACTGCGGCGGGTATTCTCCAGGTACCTCCTCGCCTGGGAAGCGGTGCTACGGTACCTCGTCATAACGGCCGTGGCGAGGCCAGCAGAGGCCAGATCCATGAACAGGAAAAAAGCAATTGAGATGGAGCAGTCTCCACGGAACTAGACATTGGTCGCGGAAATTGGCCTTTGCGGATCGCGGGTCATGAGGGCGACGGAAACGTTTCAGCAGGACCTCAGTGGTCTTGTTACTCGTAGTTTTAGTCTAGGGGTGTTAGTTGTGGCTGGATTATGTGTTGGGCCAACAGCTACAAAAGCGCGTAatctgctgttggctcttTCATGTTGaaggctctttttttcttcaagtGGTTAATTATAGTCATTGGGGAATCACGTCATGATTCCATTTTTAGCAAGGTAGCATTCCAGGCATAGCTTGCCGCGACGCACGAAATTGATGGAGCGCTTTTTTTGGGACTTTGTCATATTCTTGGATGTATCTTTGCTGTCAATGGaatctctttcctcttttgtctATTTTTTCCTCCGCTGAAAAGAAACGAGTGGGTAAGCGATGGGTAGTTACCTGAATGCTCGGACGCGATTGTAATACTCTTTGGAGGGAAACGCTCGTTTACTATTGAATTGCAAAAAAAACACATGTCTTGTGGCTTTACTGCACACTTCTGCATCGTTCTCGCTACACAAAACTCTGTGTTGTAAATTTTAGAAGCAAACATGTGTGGACTTTACATCTCCATGGTCATGTAAATTTACAAGTCTACATTCTATATCGATACAAAGGGCAATATTATATCTACCGGGTAAGTAGAGCTTCCGCTGAACGTTGAGCATCAGAATCTCATGTCGAACCTGAGCTTGTTCTTCAAGGTCTTGCTACGAATTTGCAAAATCCTATATCATCGCGTGAGGAAAATCCTGTCATAGAGTCTACCTCGGCTTTCGCCTCTTCGTTAGAGTCGAGTCTGTAGTGGAACTTTACGTTTCAGAGTCTATGAAACAACTTTTATCATTTTGGCTACTGCTCCGCGATTGCAATGGCGGCTCTTCCACGATACGAGATGGAATACCACATCACCAGCATGTTGGAAGGCGACGATGATGCAACCTTTACGGCCCGCAGAAATGGCAAGATTTTTTACATTGAGACTTCACCCTTGAACTTTGTCAATTCGCCTGCCGCAACACACAAATACAAGTCTTACTTGGAGGTTCTGCAGTCTGGTGAAGAGGTATTAAATGAAATATACGATATCGACGTCTATGATTGGGTTATGGCGCCATTTGAGCCCTTGCTCATTGAGCTCGCGCCTGATCCACCAATGGAGTCTGTTGAAAACATTCGAGTTACGTTGAAAGAATATTTCTATCCTGAATTCTTCGTGATTATACTCGACATCATTGAtgaaaagctgcagccgcGCCGTGTGCTGACCGAGAGATCGCCCCATTGGCCATCATATGTTTGCTTTGATGACGATTTCTTGGATGATCTTGAAACTTGGACAGCCTTCTACGATCCAGCTGGAATCGTCACGAGTCATGAGAAGCCTGAAGATGCACTCTTCAAGCCACCAAAAAAAGGTTCTGATTGAAAAGGGCCAAATCGCATGCTTCTTGAAGCGCTGCCATGGCAGTGTACAAATCATCCAAGAGCTCAAAACATACAAAAAGATTCATGCGGCCGGCTTAGACTCTCAAGTGAATCTATGTCACATGTACGGCATTGTGATGGATGACAATAACTTTATCCTTGGGCTCTTATTAACCCATATTGAACGTGGTCGACCATTGTCCAACATTGTCAGCCCTGAAGAACCCAATGACCCTCTACCTGCAGTTAGAGAACGGTGGATGGGTCAGATAGAGGCTGCCTTATCGGCGCTACACGCAAGCGATATAGTTTGGGGAGACGTAAAGGCAGAAAATATTTtgattgatgagaagaatAATGCTTGGCTGATTGATTTTGGGGGAGGTTATACTGAAGGATGGGTCGACAAAGACGTAGCAGGGACCGCGGCGGGGGATTTTGCTGGgatggctgagctgaagAGACTTTTGTTTCCTTCAACTTGGTGGAGGTAGCCCCAAGGCAGTACCGAGAAATATCAGTGAATTTCTGAAGATCCTTTGGACCGACAGTAACTATTGATGTGCTCTTCATCAATAGATACGTGCAGACTTGCATGCTTTACAAAAACTACTATTAGCGTAATCTAACTCATTGCAAGAGCCTCAATTATTGAAAAGTTAATTTAGGGTAATAATGGTTAAGCAGCTCTCTTTCAGCCATCAGCTTCTGTCTTTCGTTATATAACCCGTTAGATCCCGCCAAGGCGATACAAGCGGATATCGCCTTTGACGCCCCCCAATCAACGCCGCCCAAACCATCTTCGCCGCAGCGCTTTGCAACGGTGGATCATCGCCACTATGACGATGGCGGGGAAAGCCAATTGAATGAACTGGCTATGATCGAAAAGAATCCGACATTTCCCACGAGCTTTCCTTCCCCGCATACTAAGGAGTAGTAAATCTTGTCATTTGTGGACCTACGAAAAGGGATCAGTGTTAATATATAGCATTTGCATTGCATTCGCAAGTTAAGCGAAGTCATATTCTCAATGCCTAACGCCGGGAGCCGGCAATTACAGCCCTCTCCGGCACCAAGCTATTAGTCATTTGAACGGTCTGAACGGAGCACATGCGCATGCACATCATCTAGATTTACTAGCGAGCTGGCCTCTCGCTGAGTTTCCCAGTTGGGCGCACGAGATAACAGAGGGGGCGAGGGCGGTTTAGCTGAGGTTAGCTTAGCCCTACCGAGAAATCACCAGCCAAAAAGATTGTTCAGAGTCTCAATCAGAAAGGATAACAGATATCAAAAGGGCGTGTCAGACCTGTcaatgctcttctccatagATAGGCAGATAcgtgtaaaaaaaagtcataTTCCATGGTCAGTGGATTCTCAGCGGGGGGCTTCCGGGCGGTCGGGCCAGGGTACCGCTTTATCGGCGTGGAACAACCTCATGGATTTTTGTTCTCTTACAGATCGTATGAAGCACCAACTGACCGAAACACGGCGGGTGGCTTAGGACGTGCTAACTAATAACGGGCATAAACCAGTATCACCACCTGCTAAAACAGCCATCTCGAACAACAAAGGAGGGGAGAGTTCCGCGCCGATCCACGCTCTTGACGCCTCTCGGAGCCGCGACAAAACCGCGCTGGCCTTGGAGAAATCTGGGGAAGTCCGGGGTCCCCCCTAGCCTAGCACCGGCCTTAGCATATCTCAAGCAGGCCCTTTTAGCTCGTCCGGCTCGTTTTGTTATCAAAGCCCGCCCTTGACGCCGTCCTATCAGTTCCCCGTCGTTATCAGCTGCCCTGGGTTACGTACGTAGCGCGCTGTGGCAACTTGAGTCTTTTGCCATTTGATACCAAACTGGAGCCCCTTGTCTAGGCTGCTTATCGCCTAGAGCGAGCGATCGGGGCTGTAGGAACGATGGGAGATAAGCACTGGGTGCAGTGCAGGGTgtggtgtgtgtgtgtgttgcGAGTTGAGTGTAACCTTAGCGTGTAGGGATTGAAGATCCAAGATGAGGAGAAGgccgaagagagaaagacgtTCGAATACCTCATAAACGCATCACGCGCGCCCTTGTCCGGCAGAGGgctgtcttctttcttccctatTTCGATCTCTCTTCTGATTATAATTGGAACAATGCCCGCTGTCTCCCCGATATAAGTCTGGCACAGAGTCTCACATTATCACGCGGTAATTTGATATTCTGAGACAACCAACCTACCTATACGCTGTGTTTTTGGGAATGCAGCATCGAGCTACGATATACTTGTCTCGACGGGATATTCTGTTGTGACAGAGCCTCTCTACCCATCACTACATACTCCTTTCAACAACTCCCACAGATTAATAAGACAACCTCATCCACCATGTCCCGCAacaggagcaacagcaacagcggTGGCAGCACCAAGAAAGACGCCAACACGATGAAGTTCATCGACCCGCGCGACCTCGACGACTCCGTCGACCAAGCCACCCGCGACGCCGTCGACCTCGCCGCCCTGGGCCACAGCCAGGCCCTCTCGCGCAAGTTCGACATCTGGAGCATGCTCGCCCTCGCCTTCTGCGTCCTGGGCACCTACTCCACCGAGGCCCAGGACCTCTCCAGCGGCCTCACAAACGGCGGGCCCGTCGCCGTGCTCTGGGGCCTCGCCGTCGTGACAATCTTCAACCTGTGCGTTGCCGTGTCCATGGGcgagctctgcagcagcatgccCACCGCGCTGGGGCAGGCCTTTTGGATCTCGCAGCTGAGCCAGACGCCGCTGGGACGGTTCGCCGCGTACATGTGTGCGTGGATCAATACCTTTGGGTGGTGGACGTTGACGGCGTCGCAGAATGCCTTCATGACGGAGTTTGTGCTGGGCATGAAGGTCATGTTTGATCCCGACTGGGATGGCGCGAACAAGGGCTGGGTGCAGTTCCTCGTCTATGTCGGCATCACTATTGCCTTTACGGCCATTAACCACGTTGGCTGCCGCAATGAAAAGTTTCTGCCCGGCTTCAACAACTTTGTCGGCATCTGGTACGTCGGCTTGTTCTTCGTGCTTGGCCTTGCGCTGCTCATCTCTGTCGGCATCAAAGACGACCTCAAGTACCAGTCGGCCAAGTTTGTGTTTGCCACTTGGATCAACCAGAGCGGCTGGCCTGACGGCGTTACTTGGTTCATCGGGCTTGTGCAGGGCGCCTATGGTCTCACGGCCTTTGACTCTGTCATCCACATGGTTGAGGAGATTCCCGCGCCTCGCAAGAATGGACCAAAGACCATGTACTTGTCCGTCCTCTGCGGCGCCATTTCTGGATTCATCTTCATGGTCATGTGCCTCTTCACCATTCAGAACTTGGACAATGTTCTGGACCCTCCTACAGGTCTCCCGTTTGTGGAACTCTTGCAGGAAACGGTTGGACTCAACGGCGCTGCTGTTTTGGttgccctcttcatcttcaatggcATGGGCCAAGGAGTCAGTGTCCTGACCTCTGCTTCTCGTCTTACGTGGAGTTTCTCCCGCGATGGCGGTATTCCCTATGCCGCATACTTTTCTCACGTCGACCCTACCTGGAAGGTTCCAGTTCGTGCTCTGTGGCTCCAAGcattcatcatcagcctcgTTGGCATCTTATACCTCTTTGCAAACACTGTCCTGGAAGCCATTCTCAGCGTCAGCACGATTGCTCTGACCGTCTCATATGGCATGCCCATCGTTGTCCTACTCATGGTAGGCCGTGACAAGCTGCCACCGGGAGAGTTCAAGCTGGGAAAATTCGGCATGCCTCTCAACGTCGTCTCCGTTATATACTGTGTCATCACAACAgtattcttcctcttccctgGCGACCCTAACCCTGCGCCGGCCGACATGAA from Trichoderma atroviride chromosome 3, complete sequence encodes the following:
- a CDS encoding uncharacterized protein (TransMembrane:8 (i147-172o192-215i236-258o264-282i291-313o333-355i384-404o433-452i)~BUSCO:EOG092D2SCW), with the protein product MRSPLVIALAPELQLLSKSSIRTATTRRWLSTSPGLKAPRCSATSLGGSFFLQNRLFERSRCLESIISRRNSRATSTSTSTSPTPPQKPASQTPQSISDLAPHRQRQARKQALLHSSSSEAPLPPDASSLLTSAAASQPKDSFRRRFSAYLSLTKPRLTVLVVLSAMAPYALYPVPEMLMPTMTETPSLSPLTLLFLTTGTALCSASANTLNMLYEPSTDAKMTRTRNRPLVRGLISNRAAALFAALCGAAGVSALYFGVNPTVSFLGLSNIVIYAGIYTPLKAVTSFNTWVGAVVGGIPPLMGWAAAAGEAATKDGSWKELLLASDGSSIGGWLLGGLLFAWQFPHFMALSWGVREEYKAAGLRMLAWTNPARNGRVALRYSLVFFPLCFGLCAAGVTDWYFALTSTPLNLWQAREAYRFWKYEGHKGSARGLFWASVWHLPGVMILALLHKKDMWSRAWRSVFGEDEDGEWEEEELGEMAGMAAATAVENGETTKSRR
- a CDS encoding uncharacterized protein (EggNog:ENOG41), with product MPRQTKNSGEQGYGGLPAGLPPSSMYPQPRMMPDSYYVAPPSSAMPIPSPLQTSQQPPYGPYSTSAPSPTLPMVSSQPSQHRPSSGAWSPQDDQQLLQARMQGLNWNQIKEQYFPSKTPNACRKRHERLMERRGSDDWDARKMQILAKEYMSMRKEIWSGLAARTGEKWNVVEAKCMSNGLKNLQSAARAASRRDRLETGALTGYDDDSGISGIGLTPVDELDASYSSPATSSSGTHSYSSSASYHHQQQHLQPHPQSHLHPQHHQTSYGMGATAPYYGGHGYSSSVSSTASMSHGYVSRGGHRHQPRQQPISR
- a CDS encoding uncharacterized protein (EggNog:ENOG41), which gives rise to MAALPRYEMEYHITSMLEGDDDATFTARRNGKIFYIETSPLNFVNSPAATHKYKSYLEVLQSGEEVLNEIYDIDVYDWVMAPFEPLLIELAPDPPMESVENIRVTLKEYFYPEFFVIILDIIDEKLQPRRVLTERSPHWPSYVCFDDDFLDDLETWTAFYDPAGIVTSHEKPEDALFKPPKKGSD
- a CDS encoding uncharacterized protein (EggNog:ENOG41~TransMembrane:12 (i56-72o92-113i134-153o183-204i216-238o263-280i301-326o346-370i405-423o429-452i464-488o500-519i)), with protein sequence MSRNRSNSNSGGSTKKDANTMKFIDPRDLDDSVDQATRDAVDLAALGHSQALSRKFDIWSMLALAFCVLGTYSTEAQDLSSGLTNGGPVAVLWGLAVVTIFNLCVAVSMGELCSSMPTALGQAFWISQLSQTPLGRFAAYMCAWINTFGWWTLTASQNAFMTEFVLGMKVMFDPDWDGANKGWVQFLVYVGITIAFTAINHVGCRNEKFLPGFNNFVGIWYVGLFFVLGLALLISVGIKDDLKYQSAKFVFATWINQSGWPDGVTWFIGLVQGAYGLTAFDSVIHMVEEIPAPRKNGPKTMYLSVLCGAISGFIFMVMCLFTIQNLDNVLDPPTGLPFVELLQETVGLNGAAVLVALFIFNGMGQGVSVLTSASRLTWSFSRDGGIPYAAYFSHVDPTWKVPVRALWLQAFIISLVGILYLFANTVLEAILSVSTIALTVSYGMPIVVLLMVGRDKLPPGEFKLGKFGMPLNVVSVIYCVITTVFFLFPGDPNPAPADMNYAIAVFGVMLVAAIGFWFVKGRVSFMQMDEELMGEAVRELSYDEQNVHVDLSADAK